One Mycobacterium sp. SMC-4 DNA window includes the following coding sequences:
- the murA gene encoding UDP-N-acetylglucosamine 1-carboxyvinyltransferase produces MSDHFVVTGGCRLSGEVAVGGAKNSVLKLMAAALLAEGTSTITNCPDILDVPLMAEVLRGLGATVELDGDVVRITSPDELKYDADFAAVRQFRASVCVLGPLVGRCKKAKVALPGGDAIGSRPLDMHQSGLRQLGARCNIEHGCVVAEADHLHGAEIQLEFPSVGATENILMAAVLADGVTTIHNAAREPDVVDLCTMLNQMGAQVSGAGSSTLTITGVDRLYPTEHRVIGDRIVAATWGIAAAMTRGDISVTGIDPAHLQLVLHKLHDAGATVTQSDDGFRVVQYERPKAVNVATLPFPGFPTDLQPMAIGLAAVADGTSMITENVFEARFRFVEEMIRLGADARTDGHHAVVRGIPQLSSAPVWSSDIRAGAGLVLAGLVADGETEVHDVFHIDRGYPKFVENLVGLGAEIERVT; encoded by the coding sequence GTGAGCGACCATTTCGTGGTGACCGGCGGTTGCCGGTTATCGGGCGAAGTTGCTGTCGGCGGCGCGAAGAACAGTGTGCTGAAACTGATGGCGGCTGCGCTGCTGGCCGAAGGCACCAGCACGATCACCAATTGCCCGGACATCCTTGATGTGCCGCTGATGGCCGAGGTGCTGCGCGGTCTCGGCGCAACCGTCGAGCTCGACGGCGACGTCGTGCGGATCACGTCACCTGACGAGCTCAAGTACGACGCTGACTTCGCCGCGGTTCGGCAGTTTCGCGCGTCGGTGTGCGTGCTGGGCCCGTTGGTCGGTCGGTGCAAGAAGGCCAAGGTGGCCCTTCCGGGCGGCGATGCGATCGGATCCCGGCCGTTGGACATGCATCAGTCCGGGCTGCGTCAGCTCGGTGCGCGGTGCAACATCGAGCACGGCTGCGTGGTCGCCGAGGCTGACCATCTTCATGGCGCCGAGATCCAGTTGGAGTTCCCGTCGGTCGGCGCGACCGAGAACATCCTGATGGCGGCCGTACTTGCCGACGGGGTGACGACCATCCACAACGCGGCCCGAGAACCTGACGTGGTCGACCTGTGCACGATGCTCAACCAGATGGGGGCGCAAGTTTCCGGTGCCGGCTCGTCGACGCTGACGATCACCGGTGTTGATCGGCTGTATCCGACCGAGCACCGGGTCATCGGGGACCGGATCGTGGCTGCCACCTGGGGGATCGCGGCAGCGATGACCCGCGGAGACATTTCGGTCACCGGGATCGATCCCGCGCATTTGCAGCTGGTCCTGCACAAACTGCACGATGCGGGCGCAACGGTCACCCAGAGTGACGACGGATTCCGGGTGGTGCAGTACGAGCGCCCCAAAGCGGTCAATGTGGCCACCCTCCCGTTTCCCGGATTCCCGACGGACCTGCAACCGATGGCGATCGGCTTGGCCGCAGTGGCCGACGGGACGTCGATGATCACCGAAAACGTTTTCGAGGCCCGGTTTCGATTTGTCGAAGAGATGATTCGTCTCGGTGCCGACGCGCGAACCGATGGGCATCACGCGGTGGTGCGCGGCATTCCGCAGTTGTCGAGCGCACCGGTGTGGTCATCGGACATCAGGGCCGGCGCCGGGCTGGTGCTCGCTGGGCTCGTCGCCGACGGCGAGACCGAGGTGCACGATGTGTTCCATATCGATCGCGGGTATCCGAAGTTCGTCGAGAATCTCGTCGGATTGGGTGCGGAAATCGAGCGCGTCACGTAG
- a CDS encoding cob(I)yrinic acid a,c-diamide adenosyltransferase, with the protein MAVHLTRIYTRTGDDGTTGLSDFSRVSKNDARLAAYADCDETNAAIGVAVALGQPDERLDAVLRQIQNDLFDAGADLSTPVVQNPEYPPLRIQQSYIDRLEKWCDEFNEPLPALNSFVLPGGTPLSALLHVARTVARRAERSAWHAVDTHGDTISVLPAKYLNRLSDLLFILSRVANPDGDVLWRPGGGTQ; encoded by the coding sequence ATGGCTGTTCATCTGACACGGATCTATACCCGTACCGGCGACGATGGCACGACCGGGCTCAGCGATTTCAGCCGCGTGTCGAAGAACGACGCGCGGTTGGCGGCCTACGCCGACTGTGATGAAACCAACGCGGCGATCGGGGTCGCCGTAGCCCTGGGACAGCCCGATGAGCGTCTGGACGCCGTGCTGCGCCAGATCCAGAACGACTTGTTCGACGCCGGCGCCGACCTGTCCACACCGGTCGTGCAAAACCCGGAATACCCACCGCTGCGCATCCAGCAGAGCTATATCGACCGTCTCGAGAAATGGTGCGACGAGTTCAACGAGCCGCTGCCGGCGCTCAACTCGTTCGTGCTGCCGGGCGGTACGCCACTGTCGGCGCTGTTGCACGTGGCCAGGACAGTGGCCCGTCGTGCCGAGCGTTCGGCCTGGCACGCCGTGGACACCCATGGCGACACGATCAGCGTGCTGCCCGCGAAATACCTGAACCGGCTCTCAGACCTGCTGTTCATCCTGTCCCGCGTGGCCAACCCCGATGGAGATGTGCTGTGGCGGCCGGGTGGCGGAACTCAGTAG
- a CDS encoding DUF2550 domain-containing protein, translating into MSASMLFMVALVGVLAVLVAVLGYRLWKLRQFGGTAAILRDIPAVGGQGWRHGVMRYRGGEAGFYRLSSLRWWPDRTLSRRGLEIVSRRSPRGDEFDIMTDEIVILELRDISPERGRGYEIALDRGALTAFTSWLESRPSPRTRRRSY; encoded by the coding sequence ATGAGCGCGTCCATGCTGTTCATGGTCGCGCTCGTCGGTGTCCTGGCTGTCCTGGTCGCGGTCTTGGGCTACCGGTTGTGGAAGCTGCGCCAGTTCGGCGGAACCGCCGCGATCTTGCGAGACATCCCCGCGGTCGGCGGACAAGGTTGGCGGCACGGCGTGATGCGATACCGCGGTGGGGAAGCCGGTTTCTACCGGTTGTCGAGTCTGCGCTGGTGGCCTGACCGGACCTTGAGTCGGCGTGGCCTGGAGATCGTGTCGCGGCGCTCACCGCGCGGTGACGAGTTCGACATCATGACCGACGAGATCGTCATCCTGGAACTTCGTGACATCAGCCCGGAGCGTGGCCGCGGCTATGAGATCGCGCTCGACCGGGGGGCATTGACCGCGTTCACGTCCTGGCTGGAGTCCCGACCCTCACCGCGAACGCGGCGTCGGTCCTACTGA
- a CDS encoding F0F1 ATP synthase subunit epsilon, whose protein sequence is MADMNVEIVAVERELWKGEATFVFTRTTSGEIGILPRHIPLVAQLVDDAMVRVEREGEDDLRIAVDGGFLSVTDEAVRILVENAQFESEINADEAKQDSESDDERTAAWGRARLRALGQLD, encoded by the coding sequence ATGGCGGACATGAACGTGGAGATCGTCGCCGTGGAGCGCGAACTGTGGAAGGGCGAAGCCACATTCGTGTTCACCCGCACCACTTCCGGCGAGATCGGAATCCTGCCGCGGCATATCCCGCTGGTCGCCCAGCTCGTCGACGACGCGATGGTGCGGGTCGAGCGTGAGGGAGAGGACGACCTGCGTATCGCGGTCGACGGCGGATTCCTGTCGGTGACCGACGAGGCCGTGCGGATCCTCGTCGAGAACGCGCAGTTCGAATCGGAGATCAACGCCGACGAGGCCAAGCAGGACTCGGAGTCTGACGACGAGCGGACTGCTGCGTGGGGTCGCGCACGTCTGCGTGCCCTCGGTCAACTGGACTGA
- the atpD gene encoding F0F1 ATP synthase subunit beta: MSAPAEAKETTGRVVRITGPVVDVEFPRGSVPELFNALHADISYKELSKTLTLEVAQHLGDNLVRTISMQPTDGLVRGVEVTDTGRSISVPVGDGVKGHVFNALGDCLDEPGYGKDFDHWSIHRKPPAFSDLEPRTEMLETGLKVVDLLTPYVRGGKIALFGGAGVGKTVLIQEMINRIARNFGGTSVFAGVGERTREGNDLWVELEDANVLKDTALVFGQMDEPPGTRMRVALSALTMAEYFRDEQGQDVLLFIDNIFRFTQAGSEVSTLLGRMPSAVGYQPTLADEMGELQERITSTRGKSITSMQAVYVPADDYTDPAPATTFAHLDATTELSRSVFSKGIFPAVDPLASSSTILDPAVVGDEHYRVAQEVIRILQRYKDLQDIIAILGIDELAEEDKQLVNRARRIERFLSQNMMAAEQFTGQPGSTVPLKETIEAFDKLTKGDFDHLPEQAFFLIGGLDDLAKKAESLGAKL, from the coding sequence ATGAGTGCACCAGCAGAAGCCAAGGAGACCACCGGTCGCGTGGTCCGCATCACCGGCCCGGTCGTCGACGTGGAGTTCCCCCGGGGCTCCGTGCCGGAGCTGTTCAACGCGCTGCACGCCGACATCTCTTACAAGGAGCTGTCCAAGACCCTGACCCTGGAGGTCGCGCAGCACCTCGGCGACAACCTGGTCCGGACCATCTCGATGCAGCCCACCGACGGTCTGGTGCGTGGTGTCGAGGTCACCGACACCGGCCGTTCCATCTCGGTGCCGGTCGGTGACGGCGTCAAGGGCCACGTGTTCAACGCTCTCGGCGACTGCCTCGACGAGCCCGGCTACGGCAAGGATTTCGATCACTGGTCGATCCACCGTAAGCCGCCGGCGTTCTCCGATCTGGAGCCCCGCACCGAGATGCTGGAAACCGGTCTGAAGGTCGTCGACCTGCTGACCCCCTATGTCCGCGGCGGCAAGATCGCCCTGTTCGGTGGTGCCGGGGTGGGCAAGACGGTGCTGATCCAGGAGATGATCAACCGCATCGCGCGCAACTTCGGCGGTACCTCGGTGTTCGCCGGCGTCGGTGAACGCACCCGCGAGGGCAACGACTTGTGGGTCGAGCTTGAGGACGCCAACGTGCTCAAGGACACCGCGCTGGTGTTCGGTCAGATGGACGAGCCGCCGGGCACCCGCATGCGCGTGGCGTTGTCGGCGCTGACGATGGCGGAGTACTTCCGCGACGAGCAGGGCCAGGACGTGCTGCTGTTCATCGACAACATCTTCCGGTTCACCCAGGCCGGTTCCGAGGTGTCCACGCTGCTAGGTCGTATGCCGTCGGCGGTGGGTTACCAGCCGACGCTGGCCGACGAAATGGGTGAGCTGCAGGAGCGCATCACCTCGACGCGCGGAAAGTCGATCACCTCGATGCAGGCCGTGTACGTGCCCGCCGACGACTACACCGACCCGGCCCCGGCAACCACGTTCGCCCACCTGGACGCCACCACTGAGCTGTCGCGTTCGGTGTTCTCGAAGGGCATCTTCCCGGCGGTGGATCCGCTGGCCTCGAGCTCGACCATCCTCGACCCCGCGGTGGTGGGCGACGAGCATTACCGGGTCGCCCAGGAAGTGATTCGTATCCTGCAGCGGTACAAGGACCTGCAGGACATCATCGCGATCCTCGGTATCGACGAACTCGCCGAAGAGGACAAGCAGCTGGTGAACCGGGCACGCCGGATCGAGCGCTTCCTGAGCCAGAACATGATGGCCGCCGAGCAGTTCACCGGCCAGCCGGGCTCGACGGTGCCGCTGAAGGAGACCATCGAGGCGTTCGACAAGCTGACCAAGGGCGACTTCGACCACTTGCCGGAGCAGGCGTTCTTCCTGATCGGCGGACTCGACGATCTGGCCAAGAAGGCCGAAAGCCTCGGCGCGAAGCTGTGA
- a CDS encoding F0F1 ATP synthase subunit gamma, protein MAATLRELRGRIRSAGSIKKITKAQELIATSRISKAQARVEAARPYSTEITSMLTELASASALDHPLLVQRENARRAGVLVVSSDRGLCGAYNANVLRQSEELFSLLREEGKEPVLYVVGRKALGYFSFRQREVVESWTGFSERPTYEDAREIAETLVTTFMSGADDDGDEAGADGVLGVDELHIVFTEFRSMLSQTVAARRIAPMEVEYVEDDAPSEGPQTLFSFEPDAETLFDKLLPRYVATRVYAALLEAAASESASRRRAMKSATDNADDLIKSLTLAANRERQAQITQEISEIVGGANALADAK, encoded by the coding sequence ATGGCTGCAACACTGCGCGAGCTTCGTGGGCGCATCCGTTCCGCCGGGTCGATCAAGAAGATCACCAAGGCGCAGGAACTGATCGCCACGTCGCGGATCTCCAAGGCGCAGGCCCGAGTCGAGGCGGCTCGGCCTTACAGCACCGAGATCACCAGCATGCTCACCGAGCTGGCCAGCGCGAGCGCACTTGATCACCCGCTGCTGGTGCAGCGGGAGAATGCGCGGCGGGCCGGTGTGCTGGTGGTGTCGTCCGACCGCGGGCTCTGCGGCGCCTACAACGCCAACGTGTTGCGGCAGTCCGAGGAGCTCTTCTCGCTGCTGCGGGAGGAGGGCAAGGAGCCGGTCCTCTACGTCGTCGGCCGTAAAGCGCTGGGTTACTTCAGCTTCCGTCAGCGCGAGGTCGTCGAGTCGTGGACCGGGTTTTCCGAGCGGCCCACCTACGAGGACGCCCGAGAGATCGCCGAGACCCTGGTGACGACGTTCATGTCGGGTGCCGACGACGACGGTGACGAAGCGGGTGCCGACGGTGTTCTCGGTGTCGACGAACTGCACATTGTCTTCACCGAGTTCCGGTCGATGCTCTCGCAGACGGTGGCGGCGCGGCGGATCGCACCGATGGAAGTCGAGTACGTCGAGGACGACGCGCCCAGCGAGGGCCCGCAGACCCTGTTCTCGTTCGAGCCGGATGCCGAAACGCTGTTCGACAAGTTGCTGCCGCGCTACGTCGCAACCCGCGTGTACGCGGCGCTGCTGGAGGCCGCGGCGTCGGAGTCCGCCTCGCGGCGGCGGGCGATGAAGTCGGCCACCGACAACGCCGACGATCTGATCAAGTCCTTGACCTTGGCGGCAAACCGCGAACGTCAGGCGCAGATCACCCAGGAAATCAGCGAAATCGTCGGCGGCGCCAACGCGCTGGCCGACGCCAAGTGA
- the atpA gene encoding F0F1 ATP synthase subunit alpha has protein sequence MAELTISASDIEGAIEDYVSSFSAESDREEVGVVIDAGDGIAHVEGLPSVMTQELLEFPGGVLGVALNLDEHEVGAVILGDFEKIEEGQQVKRTGEVLSVPVGDAFLGRVINPLGQPIDGQGDIESDTRRALELQAPSVVQRQGVSEPLQTGIKAIDSQTPIGRGQRQLIIGDRKTGKTAVAVDTILNQREAWETGDPKQQVRCVYVAIGQKGTTIASVKRALEEGGAMEYTTIVAAPASDAAGFKWLAPYTGSAIGQHWMYDGKHVLIVFDDLTKQADAYRAISLLLRRPPGREAFPGDVFYLHSRLLERCAKLSDELGGGSMTGLPIIETKANDISAFIPTNVISITDGQCFLESDLFNQGVRPAINVGVSVSRVGGAAQIKAMKEVAGSLRLELSQYRELESFAAFASDLDAASKAQLDRGARLVELLKQPQYTPFPVEEQVVSIFLGTGGHLDSVPVEDVSRFETDLLEHVRGSHGEILKDIRESKKFSEENEEKLVKVINDFKKGFSASDGSSVAVDPKAEAMDEEDVEKESVKVRKPAPKK, from the coding sequence ATGGCAGAGTTGACAATCTCGGCTTCTGACATCGAAGGGGCGATCGAGGACTACGTCTCCTCCTTCTCCGCGGAGTCCGACCGGGAAGAAGTCGGTGTCGTCATCGACGCCGGTGACGGCATCGCCCACGTCGAGGGTTTGCCCTCGGTGATGACCCAGGAACTGCTCGAGTTCCCCGGCGGCGTGCTCGGTGTCGCGCTGAACCTCGACGAGCACGAAGTCGGCGCGGTGATCCTCGGCGACTTCGAGAAGATCGAAGAGGGCCAGCAGGTCAAGCGCACCGGTGAGGTGCTCTCGGTACCGGTCGGTGACGCGTTCCTCGGCCGCGTGATCAACCCGCTCGGTCAGCCGATCGACGGCCAGGGCGACATCGAGTCCGACACCCGCCGCGCGCTGGAATTGCAGGCGCCTTCGGTGGTTCAGCGCCAGGGCGTGTCCGAGCCGCTGCAGACCGGTATCAAGGCCATCGACAGCCAGACGCCGATCGGTCGTGGACAGCGTCAGCTGATCATCGGTGACCGCAAGACCGGCAAGACCGCGGTCGCTGTCGACACCATCCTCAACCAGCGTGAAGCGTGGGAGACCGGTGACCCGAAGCAGCAGGTGCGCTGCGTCTACGTCGCGATCGGCCAGAAGGGCACCACGATCGCGTCGGTGAAGCGCGCTCTCGAAGAGGGTGGCGCGATGGAGTACACCACCATCGTCGCGGCGCCGGCGTCGGACGCAGCCGGGTTCAAGTGGCTGGCGCCCTACACCGGATCGGCAATCGGTCAGCACTGGATGTACGACGGCAAGCACGTGCTGATCGTGTTCGACGACCTGACCAAGCAGGCCGACGCCTACCGCGCCATCTCGCTGCTGCTGCGCCGCCCGCCGGGCCGCGAGGCTTTTCCCGGTGACGTCTTCTACCTGCATTCGCGTCTGCTCGAGCGTTGCGCGAAGCTCTCCGATGAGCTCGGCGGTGGTTCGATGACCGGCTTGCCGATCATCGAGACGAAGGCCAACGACATCTCGGCGTTCATCCCGACCAACGTCATCTCGATCACCGACGGTCAGTGCTTCCTGGAGTCCGACCTGTTCAACCAGGGTGTGCGACCGGCCATCAACGTCGGTGTGTCGGTGTCCCGCGTCGGCGGCGCCGCCCAGATCAAGGCCATGAAAGAGGTTGCGGGAAGTCTGCGCCTGGAGCTCTCGCAGTATCGCGAGCTCGAGTCGTTCGCTGCCTTCGCCTCCGACCTGGACGCGGCCTCCAAGGCGCAGCTGGATCGCGGTGCCCGTCTGGTCGAGCTGCTCAAGCAGCCGCAGTACACCCCGTTCCCGGTGGAGGAGCAGGTCGTGTCGATCTTCCTGGGTACCGGCGGTCACCTCGATTCGGTTCCGGTGGAAGACGTCTCGCGTTTCGAGACCGATCTGCTCGAGCACGTGCGGGGCTCGCACGGCGAGATCCTCAAGGACATCCGGGAGAGCAAGAAGTTCTCCGAGGAGAACGAGGAGAAGTTGGTCAAGGTCATCAACGACTTCAAGAAGGGCTTCTCTGCGTCTGACGGCAGCTCGGTGGCAGTCGACCCCAAGGCCGAGGCCATGGACGAGGAGGACGTCGAGAAGGAGTCCGTCAAGGTCCGCAAGCCGGCCCCCAAGAAGTAG
- a CDS encoding F0F1 ATP synthase subunit B/delta, translating into MSTFIGNLIGFSIVAYVVWRFVVPLVRRMMHNQQEAVRAALEESKSAADKLANADQMHQKALQDAESEANQVKDEAQSDSERITEQLRAQAAVEAERIKSQGQQQVELLRQQTVRGLRQHLGLESVQKAEEIVRNYVSDPAAQSSTVDRFLDGLSEMAPSPAVLESGAALNLRAASRESLAEVVKRFEAEAEGADADSLVASADSLAAISKLLLSEPALNKHLAEPAADSSAKVRMVEQLFSGKVDSAALELLKNAVAQRWSTEGNLVDALEHAARLALLVGAERDGHGEEVEEQLFRFGRVLDNEPQLNRLLSDPTADADKRVGLLNKVLESGGGVNATTMALLTQTIELLRGGSADAAVNDLAELAVARRGEAVAQVTAAAELSDDQRTRLTEVLSRIYGTEVSVQLDIDPELLGGLLITVGDEVIDGSISSRLAAARSGLPD; encoded by the coding sequence ATGTCGACGTTCATCGGAAACCTCATCGGGTTCTCCATCGTCGCCTACGTGGTATGGCGGTTCGTGGTTCCGCTCGTGCGGCGGATGATGCACAACCAGCAGGAAGCGGTGCGGGCGGCGCTGGAGGAGAGCAAGTCTGCTGCCGACAAGCTTGCCAACGCCGATCAGATGCACCAGAAAGCTCTGCAGGACGCCGAATCTGAGGCGAACCAGGTCAAAGATGAGGCGCAGTCGGACTCGGAACGCATCACCGAGCAACTTCGTGCGCAAGCTGCCGTCGAGGCCGAGCGCATCAAGTCGCAAGGGCAGCAGCAGGTGGAGTTGTTGCGTCAGCAGACCGTCCGAGGTCTACGGCAACACCTCGGCCTGGAGTCGGTGCAGAAGGCCGAGGAGATCGTCCGCAATTACGTCTCGGACCCGGCCGCACAGTCCTCGACGGTGGATCGCTTCCTCGACGGCCTCAGCGAGATGGCGCCGTCGCCGGCGGTTCTTGAATCCGGCGCTGCTCTGAATCTGCGTGCCGCCAGTAGGGAGTCGCTGGCCGAGGTCGTCAAGCGGTTCGAGGCCGAAGCAGAGGGCGCCGACGCCGACTCGCTCGTGGCGTCGGCCGACAGCCTCGCTGCGATCAGCAAGCTGCTGCTCTCGGAGCCGGCGCTCAACAAGCACCTCGCCGAACCCGCCGCCGACTCGTCTGCCAAGGTGCGGATGGTCGAGCAGCTCTTCAGCGGCAAGGTCGACTCGGCCGCCCTCGAACTGCTCAAAAATGCAGTGGCGCAACGGTGGTCGACCGAGGGCAACCTCGTCGATGCGCTGGAGCACGCGGCGCGGTTGGCGCTGCTGGTCGGCGCCGAACGGGACGGACACGGCGAAGAGGTCGAAGAACAGCTGTTCCGGTTCGGTCGGGTTCTCGACAATGAACCCCAGCTGAACCGGTTACTGTCGGATCCGACGGCGGATGCCGACAAGCGGGTCGGGTTGCTCAACAAGGTCCTCGAGTCCGGTGGGGGAGTGAACGCCACCACCATGGCGTTGTTGACCCAGACGATCGAGCTGCTGCGCGGCGGGTCCGCCGATGCCGCCGTCAACGACCTGGCCGAGCTGGCGGTGGCGCGGCGGGGCGAAGCCGTCGCTCAGGTCACTGCGGCAGCCGAACTGTCCGACGATCAGCGCACGCGTCTGACCGAGGTGCTCAGCCGCATCTACGGCACCGAGGTCTCGGTCCAACTGGACATCGATCCCGAGCTGCTCGGTGGACTCCTCATCACCGTCGGCGACGAGGTCATCGACGGTTCCATCTCCTCCCGGCTGGCGGCAGCCCGCTCGGGACTGCCGGACTGA
- a CDS encoding F0F1 ATP synthase subunit B → MGDLTAAVLAAPAADESEATSNFLLPNGTFFVVLLIFLVVLAVIAKWVVPPISKVLAEREAMLAKTAADNREAAKQLEAAQDDYNKAMTGARGEAAAIRDQARAEGRQVIDQARAEAGGEVSEQLQSASATLEQTAATTTTQLESSVDDLSKTLASRILGVDVNDITSERR, encoded by the coding sequence ATGGGTGATCTGACCGCAGCCGTCCTGGCAGCCCCGGCTGCCGACGAAAGCGAGGCGACCAGCAACTTCTTGCTGCCCAACGGCACCTTTTTCGTGGTGCTGTTGATCTTCCTGGTCGTTCTCGCCGTGATCGCCAAGTGGGTTGTGCCGCCGATCAGCAAGGTTTTGGCCGAACGCGAGGCCATGCTCGCCAAGACGGCTGCTGACAACCGGGAGGCGGCCAAGCAGCTCGAGGCTGCTCAGGACGACTACAACAAGGCGATGACGGGTGCGCGCGGCGAGGCTGCCGCGATCCGCGACCAGGCCCGCGCCGAGGGCCGTCAGGTCATCGACCAGGCGAGAGCCGAAGCCGGAGGCGAAGTGTCCGAACAACTGCAGTCCGCCAGCGCGACTCTCGAACAGACCGCGGCCACCACCACGACTCAGCTGGAGTCCTCGGTGGACGATCTGTCCAAGACGCTGGCAAGCCGCATCCTGGGTGTCGACGTCAACGACATCACGAGCGAGAGGCGCTGA
- a CDS encoding F0F1 ATP synthase subunit C: MDPTIAAGALIGGGLIMAGGAIGAGIGNGVAGNALISGIARQPEAQGRLFTPFFITVGLVEAAYFINLAFMALFVFATPVG; the protein is encoded by the coding sequence ATGGATCCCACAATCGCTGCCGGCGCGCTCATTGGCGGCGGTCTCATCATGGCCGGCGGTGCCATCGGTGCCGGTATCGGTAACGGTGTCGCCGGTAATGCGCTGATCTCGGGCATCGCTCGCCAGCCGGAGGCGCAGGGTCGACTGTTCACCCCGTTCTTCATCACCGTCGGTCTGGTCGAGGCGGCCTACTTCATCAACCTGGCGTTCATGGCGCTGTTCGTCTTCGCCACCCCGGTCGGCTAA
- the atpB gene encoding F0F1 ATP synthase subunit A, producing the protein MSEQILALQVGHHIEQEWFGMTVNVDTVLSTAIAAAVVLALAFYLRAKVTSTGVPGGVQLFFETVTIQFRNQVESAIGMKIAPFILPLAVTLFTFILVANWMAVLPVQYTGSDGLEHEVLKPPAADVNFVFALAAFVFIAYHAAGIWRRGVLGHPKRLLKGHVAFLAPINLVEEVAKPISLSLRLFGNIFAGTIMIGLIAMFPAWILWAPNAIWKAFDVFIGLIQAFIFSLLTILYFGQSMELEHEGEHH; encoded by the coding sequence ATGAGCGAACAAATCCTGGCGCTCCAGGTCGGCCACCACATCGAGCAAGAGTGGTTCGGCATGACGGTCAATGTCGACACTGTGCTGTCGACGGCGATCGCGGCTGCCGTGGTGCTGGCCTTGGCGTTCTACCTTCGTGCGAAGGTGACCTCGACCGGAGTGCCCGGCGGTGTCCAGTTGTTCTTCGAGACGGTCACCATCCAGTTCCGCAATCAGGTCGAGAGCGCGATCGGGATGAAGATCGCGCCGTTCATCCTGCCGTTGGCGGTCACTCTCTTCACGTTCATCCTGGTCGCCAACTGGATGGCGGTGCTGCCGGTGCAGTACACCGGCAGCGACGGACTTGAACACGAAGTGCTGAAGCCGCCCGCAGCGGATGTGAATTTCGTGTTCGCTCTCGCAGCGTTCGTCTTCATCGCCTACCACGCCGCAGGGATCTGGCGGCGCGGCGTGCTGGGCCACCCCAAGCGTCTGCTCAAGGGTCACGTCGCCTTCCTGGCGCCGATCAACCTCGTCGAGGAGGTCGCCAAGCCGATCTCGCTGTCTCTGCGTCTCTTCGGCAACATCTTCGCCGGAACCATCATGATCGGCCTGATCGCGATGTTCCCCGCTTGGATCCTCTGGGCGCCCAACGCGATCTGGAAGGCGTTCGATGTGTTCATCGGACTCATCCAGGCCTTCATCTTCTCGCTGCTGACGATTCTCTACTTCGGGCAGTCCATGGAACTCGAGCACGAAGGTGAGCATCACTAG
- a CDS encoding ATP synthase subunit I — protein MTTPAHDAPLVFPSVAFRPAMLSGVCVAVAGVASVAAALLGHPMFGLFFGIGLALGLTNALLVRRSVQSITASDHPLKSKMALNSATRLVVITVVGLSIAFYFRPQGLGVLFGLALFQVILVLSTSLPVLKKLRTGDDDGAEASPSSAATTSTDG, from the coding sequence GTGACGACGCCAGCGCACGACGCGCCGTTGGTGTTTCCGTCCGTTGCTTTCCGGCCCGCCATGCTGTCCGGGGTGTGTGTCGCCGTCGCCGGAGTCGCGTCTGTCGCGGCAGCGCTGCTCGGACACCCGATGTTCGGGCTGTTCTTCGGTATCGGCCTGGCTCTGGGTTTGACCAACGCTCTGCTGGTGAGGCGGAGCGTTCAGTCCATCACGGCCAGTGATCATCCACTCAAGAGCAAAATGGCGCTCAATTCGGCCACCCGCCTCGTGGTGATCACCGTGGTCGGACTCAGCATCGCCTTCTACTTCCGACCGCAGGGGTTGGGCGTGCTGTTCGGTTTGGCACTATTTCAGGTGATTCTGGTGCTGAGCACGTCGCTGCCGGTCCTCAAGAAGCTGCGGACCGGTGACGACGACGGCGCCGAGGCATCTCCGAGTTCCGCTGCAACGACTTCCACCGACGGATAA